The Cognaticolwellia beringensis genome segment AGCTGAATCTATTCACAGTGGCCGAACGCAAGCAATTCGCGAACAAATTTTGAATGACTTTAAAGCCGGTAAAATAGACTTTCTAGTTGCCACGGCCATCGCTGCACGTGGTATAGATATTGGCGAACTGGCGCGCGTGGTCAATTATGACTTACCTGATAAAGTAGACGACTATACTCACCGTATCGGTCGCACGGGTCGTGCAGGTAAAAATGGTGAAGCGGTATCTTTTGTCGCTAAAGACAACTTTAGAAACCTTTGTGCGATTGAAAGTAACTTAGGGCATGTTATTGAACGCCGAGAGTTTGAAGAGTTTCCGGTTAAAAAAGTGGTCCCCGTGTCCATTTTAAATTATGTGCCTAAAAACAAGCGTACTTAGATAAAATATGCTGCTTAATTTCAAAAGCAGAAATCACCTTTTTACATTAAATACAGCAATGATAGAATAACCACAATGCAATCGACGCTAGCAGTTAAGTTGCTAGAACGACGAATTAAGAATCATAAACACGTAAGAGAATAGGAAATTTGATGAACCCAATTATTGCAATTTTAAAAGAACATAACGTGAGTGACGAGCAAACTAAAGCGGTATTTCAAGCGCTAACAGAAAACCCAATAATGGCTATGGCAACAGTACAGCAGTTGGGTATTCCACAAGAAAAATTACAAGCATTGATGATGCTGTTAATATCAAACCCAGGTTTAATTGAAGAAGCGGTTAATGAGTTAGGTTTAGACTTTTCGAAAGTCGAAGCGGCTAAGGCAAGCTTAAATAAAGAAAATCCGTAATAATACCAAGTTGATTAATTATCCATTTTCCCTCATGAAAAAGTAGATCACTTAATTAATCAAATTGGTATAAATAATAAACAGCAGGATAAGCGATATTTTACCCTGCTGTTATTTATAAAAACATTCTCTATTAGATGCTTTATAAATTTAGCGAAGTTATTCTACGCGAATAGTCGCTTTAATAATTTTTACTTCTTTTTGTGTGCGCCCTGAGCGACTGCCTAAACTTTCAATTGCCGGCAATGTGGTGTCTAACCCCTCAACAACCTCACCAAAAATAGTATGCTTGCCATCTAACCAAGGGGTTGCAGCAAAGGTAAGAAAAAACTGACTACCGTCAGTATTTGGTCCTGAATTTGCCATACTTAATAATCCAGGCTTATCGTGACTTAATGCCCCTTCAAATTCGCCTGCATATTTATAACCAGGGTCACCTCTACCATTACCTAACGGATCGCCACCTTGAGCCATAAACTTATAGATAACACGATGAAAAATTAAGTCGTCATAAAAACCAAGTTTGGTTAAATAAAGGGTGCTTGTTGCATGCATTGGTGCGGTTTCTGGGAGTAACTTAACCACTAACTTTCCTTCTGTAGTTTCTAAGTCCCAAAAATATTGTGCTTCAGGATTGAACGTTACTATTTCAGGCTTTTCTAGTTTAGTTTTCCAATCATTTTGTGTTTTATCTATTTTTTGCTTCTCAACATAAGCATTTACCGCTTCTACGGCAGGATCAGAGTTAAAACAACCCGTTAAAACTATTAATAACATTGTTATTAAGTATTTCTTTAGTGATGGAAGGTGACTTTTCAGCATGCGTTTATCATTCCTTTATATTAATTAGCTGACATGGCGTTAGACAGGGCAGTTTGAAGCTTGAACCGATAGGTTAGTTAATTCCTCGATGTTGTTCAACAGTAATTTCAATGATTTATGCTTGTTTCATTTTGAACGTAATTTGCGTTAATAAATGACACAAGCTAAAAAAAATATTTCAGTGAATTAATAATACTCTGTGCTATGGTTTAATGTGGTAAAAGCAACCTGTTAATGAAATCTATTTATATAATTCAAGGAATGAAAATGAAAAAATTAAATTCACTTTATACTGTTATATTTTTACTGTTCACAACATTTAGCCAACTGAGCGCAGCTAAAACGATTAGTGATGCTGATGTAACGCAATATATGACACTTTCTGGTATTGATTCTGCGCTTAATGGTATTCCAGCGCAAATGAGTGCGATGAATCAGCAAATGCAGATGACAGCTAAAGACCCTGCACAATCTCAAAAGGTGATGGAATTGTTATTAAATGCTTGGCAATTTGAGGATGTAAAACTCGTTGTTTCTGAGCATGTAAAAGATAATTTTTCTGCAAATGAAATGCAAAAGTTACTGACTTGGTTAAACAGCGACTTAGCGCGGAGAATAAAAGCGGCTGAATTAAAAGCCTCTGCACCAAGTTTCAATCAAGACTTTATGAGTTATATGGCAACCCTTCAAACTACGCCACCGACTGCAACACGCGTAAAGGTGATTAGAAACTTTGTTGAAGTAACCAATTTGGTGGAGCATTCGTTAAAAATTGTCATGGCAGTAGCAAAAGGTACTATTGAAGGCTTAATGGTAGCAAACCCAGGTCAAGGTGTTGATGAAGCACAAATTCAAACGCAAATGTCACAAATGGAACTTATGATGAGACCGGCTTTAGAGCAACAAATGATCATGGTTTCATATTTTATTTACGACCAATTAACTGAGCAAGAAATTGAACAGTACACGAATTTTTACCAACAACCCTTAGGTAAAAAAGAATTAACGGTAATGTATGATGGTATTGGTCAAGCACTAAACTATTGGTCTACCACAGCCTTTGAAAATATTGCCACAGAGTTTATTGAAGAATAGACTTGTTCATAACATGACGCTTGAAGGTATAAATGAAGAGCTTAGCTCGATATTGATGCCTTCTCTCTAGCAAACTAAGTCATGACATTCTGGCTAAATGTTACGAACTTTATCAGCCATTGAGCAACAAGCAAAATAGGAAGGTAAATGACAGATAGTAAAATGACAATTAATGGCCAATCTGTTCAATATGTGGGTTTTTGGTCTAGGCTCGGTGCAAGTGTTATTGACTCAATTATTATAATACTACTGACATATCCTATTTTATATTTCATTTATGGTGCTCAATATTTTGATTCCGATGTTTCGTCTCAAGGTTGGACTGATTTCATCGTTAGTTACTTACTGCCTGTTGTAGCTGTTATTTTATTCTGGGTTTATAAGTCAGCAACACCAGGTAAAATGGCAGTTTCAGCAAAAATTGTCGATGAAAACACAGGCAATAAACCAAGTACTCAGCAATTTATAATCAGATACCTTGGTTATTATGTTTCTATACTTGCCCTAGGTTTAGGGTTTTTCTGGATTGCATGGGATGAAAAAAAACAGGGCTGGCATGACAAAATGGCCAGCACTGTGGTTATTGTTGACAATAAATCAAGATGATTAATATGCAAGGCAGGCGTAAAAAAATATGCATCGGATTATTTGTATACATTTATTGATTTTTATTTAATCAACTTAGTGTTGCTCATAAATTATGTTTAGGCTTATTAAAAGTGTTCTTTAACGCTTTGATAAATGTCTTGGTATTTTTTGTGTTGCACTCGGTAATATTTTTGCATGACTTTATCGGGGTCGATGATCAATTTGACCTTGCTGCTATTACAAACACTGGAAGCTGATAATTTTTCAACACCTATTCGTGCTAACCGGGCGGCACCAAAAGCAGGACCGACTTCACCCCCTTCTCTGTAGATCAAAGGTCTGTTAAGTACACTGGCTAAAATTTTGCCCCATAATGGGCTTTTTGAACCGCCGCCTATCACGGATACTTCGTCGATTAAGCTACCAGAATTCAAAAGTGCTTGCTGTCCATCTGCAAAAGCAAAAGCGACACCTTCTAAAACAGCGCGACCAAGCGTGGCTGCATTTGTGTTGTGATCTAAGCCGAAAAATAGGCCTTTTGCCGCAGGATTGTTATGTGGTGTACGTTCACCAGATAAGTAGGGTAAGAAAAGCACACTACAGGGTTGAGTAAAGTCGCATTGCTCAATCTCATTTAATAACGCTAGTTCATTTTCAAAACCAGTTAAGCGAGTGACCCAAGCTAGGCAACTAGCGGCGCTTAATACCACCGACATTTGATGCCAGGTATTTTCTATGCAATGACAAAAAGTATGAACTGCACTGTCAGGATTGGACTGGTAGTGATCATTTGCTACAAAGTAGACCCCCGAAGTACCAAGCGATAGAAAAGCTTGGTTCGGCTTTATAACACCAATGCCTGCTGCTCCTGCAGCATTGTCACCCGCACCAGCAACAACAGGAACTTCATCCATTCCCCAAGCATTGGCGACACTAAGTGAAAGGTTACCAGTGACCTCTGTTCCTTCATAAAGCACCGGCATATGCTCTGGTGTTAAATAGGTTGCCGCTAACATGGGAGTTGACCAACAACGATTAGCAACGTCTAGCCATAAGGTGCCAGAGCTATCAGACATGTCTGATGCGAAGTCGCCAGTCATTAAAAAGCGTACATAGTCTTTGGGTAATAACACTTTTGCAATTTTAGAGAAGTTTTCAGGTTCGTTTTCCTTAATCCACAAAAGCTTCGGGGCTGTAAAGCCTGGCATCGCTATATTACCGGTAATTTTACGGCTGTTAGGCTCTGCTGCTTCAAGGGCTTTACATTGCTCTTCACTTCGACCATCGTTCCATAAGATCGCAGGCCTGATCACTTTATTATCGGCATCTAGTAAAGTTGCACCGTGCATCTGTCCTGATAAACCAACAGCTTTAACTGAGGCTAATAACGCAGGATGCTCTAGTTTGATTTGTTGAACGGCTTCACATGTTGCTTGCCACCAATCTTGTGGATCTTGTTCAGCCCATACTGGATGAGGGCGAGACACCGCTAAGCTACAACTCGCTTGAGCTAGTAAAGTATCATGGCAATCTAAAATAATGACCTTTACACCAGACGTGCCTAAATCAATTCCTAAGTACATATTTTTTCACCTAAAGCACTCACTGAGCTGTTGGCGCTAATATTAGCATTGAGTTTGATGGTAACTAAGTAAATTACTGTATTTAATTTTTACGTTCTCGTCAGGAGTAGCCTTTTTCTATATCTACTCAGGCTTTATAGTTAGCTTATCATTATAAACTATTTTTTTTCGGCTTATAATTTGTGGGAAATAGGATCAATAAAAACTGGAATAGTGTCACTAAACTTGGACATGTGTTTTATTCGTTTTCATGGCTAACGTATTCGAGTAAGCTGCTTATAGGTACTTCTTTTATTAAGCTATTTTATGTCAACACAATCCATTTTAATTACTGGCTGTTCGAGCGGTATAGGCTTACATGCTGCATTAACACTTGCTGCGCGAGGTTACCAGGTGTTTGCAACAGCGCGAAGTACACAAGATGTTGCCGACCTACGAGCTAAAGGTTTAACCGCGTATCAGTTAGACCTCACTAAACCTGAAAGTATTACTCAAGCTGTTGTGCAAGTGTTGGAAGAAACCGGTGGAGGTTTAGATTTTCTCTTTAATAATGGTGCTTATGGGCAACCGGGAGCATTAGAAGATTTACCCACTGATGCGCTAAAAGCACAATTTGAAAGTAATGTATTTGGCTGGCACGAACTCACTAAGCAAATAATTCCGGTGATGAGGCGACAAGGCCATGGTCGTATTATTCAATGTAGTTCGGTATTGGGCTTTGTGTCTATGGCTTACCGAGGGGCTTATAATGCTTCAAAGTATGCGATAGAAGGACTAACTGATACCCTACGTTTGGAGTTAAAAACAGCTAATATAGATGTTGTGCTGATAGAGCCAGGTCCTATTAATACACAATTTCGCGCGAATGGTTTAGTGGCACTCCGGGAGAATATTGATATCGATAACAGTGCACACAAGGAGCAATATCAGCAGCAAATTGAACGCTTAGCCAGTGCAAAGTCAAATGCACCTTTCTCATTAGAGCCACTTGATGTCACAAAAGCTTTAATTAACGCGCTAGAAAGTAAACGACCTAAAATACGTTACCGTGTAACGTTGCCAACCAAACTATTTGCTTTTTTGAAGCGGTTGTTACCCGCGCGTTGGTTAGATCAGTTACTTGCTAAAGGTTAAAGCTGGGTTAATATGCTAGACGATTTAACTCAACATCGCCTAGCTAATATATTTATAAAACTAATAGCACGGGTACTGCATGGTTGCCGTGCTATATTTTTTCAATAGAAACCGCGATTGATTTATAAGTCGGAGTACCGCAATCATCAGCGGTACTCTCTAACGGTACAAGCGGATTAGTTTCTGGATAATACGCCGCTACACAGCCAGCAGGAATAGTATATTCAACCACTTTAAAATCGGTGATCGAACGCACTATATTATCGTTTGATACGGTGGTGATTTTAACTTTGTCACCATTGTTTAATTGCTGTTTCGCCATATCATCAGGGTTCACAAATACTACACGACGTTCGCCATATATACCGCGGTAGCTTTCATAGATAATTATTTCTTATCAAAAGATAGAAGTTATTCATTATGGCTTTTCAGTGTAATTTACTATCATGAGGTTATAAGTCAGTGTATATCAACATTTAATAAACATTAATTGAGAGGTCAATATGAATGCGTTAACTAGCCATAAACAGAGTCAGTATGTAACTGAAAATACACCATTAGCCAATATGAAAACGACTAAAAATACGAGTGTTAACCTTAAAGAGCAAATAAAGCCAGAGCGTAAATTACAAGAAGAAATCAATGGCGATGTGGCCACGTCAAGCTATGTAAGAG includes the following:
- a CDS encoding DUF2999 family protein; protein product: MNPIIAILKEHNVSDEQTKAVFQALTENPIMAMATVQQLGIPQEKLQALMMLLISNPGLIEEAVNELGLDFSKVEAAKASLNKENP
- a CDS encoding peptidylprolyl isomerase is translated as MLLIVLTGCFNSDPAVEAVNAYVEKQKIDKTQNDWKTKLEKPEIVTFNPEAQYFWDLETTEGKLVVKLLPETAPMHATSTLYLTKLGFYDDLIFHRVIYKFMAQGGDPLGNGRGDPGYKYAGEFEGALSHDKPGLLSMANSGPNTDGSQFFLTFAATPWLDGKHTIFGEVVEGLDTTLPAIESLGSRSGRTQKEVKIIKATIRVE
- a CDS encoding RDD family protein, giving the protein MTDSKMTINGQSVQYVGFWSRLGASVIDSIIIILLTYPILYFIYGAQYFDSDVSSQGWTDFIVSYLLPVVAVILFWVYKSATPGKMAVSAKIVDENTGNKPSTQQFIIRYLGYYVSILALGLGFFWIAWDEKKQGWHDKMASTVVIVDNKSR
- the xylB gene encoding xylulokinase, which gives rise to MYLGIDLGTSGVKVIILDCHDTLLAQASCSLAVSRPHPVWAEQDPQDWWQATCEAVQQIKLEHPALLASVKAVGLSGQMHGATLLDADNKVIRPAILWNDGRSEEQCKALEAAEPNSRKITGNIAMPGFTAPKLLWIKENEPENFSKIAKVLLPKDYVRFLMTGDFASDMSDSSGTLWLDVANRCWSTPMLAATYLTPEHMPVLYEGTEVTGNLSLSVANAWGMDEVPVVAGAGDNAAGAAGIGVIKPNQAFLSLGTSGVYFVANDHYQSNPDSAVHTFCHCIENTWHQMSVVLSAASCLAWVTRLTGFENELALLNEIEQCDFTQPCSVLFLPYLSGERTPHNNPAAKGLFFGLDHNTNAATLGRAVLEGVAFAFADGQQALLNSGSLIDEVSVIGGGSKSPLWGKILASVLNRPLIYREGGEVGPAFGAARLARIGVEKLSASSVCNSSKVKLIIDPDKVMQKYYRVQHKKYQDIYQSVKEHF
- a CDS encoding SDR family oxidoreductase, with the translated sequence MSTQSILITGCSSGIGLHAALTLAARGYQVFATARSTQDVADLRAKGLTAYQLDLTKPESITQAVVQVLEETGGGLDFLFNNGAYGQPGALEDLPTDALKAQFESNVFGWHELTKQIIPVMRRQGHGRIIQCSSVLGFVSMAYRGAYNASKYAIEGLTDTLRLELKTANIDVVLIEPGPINTQFRANGLVALRENIDIDNSAHKEQYQQQIERLASAKSNAPFSLEPLDVTKALINALESKRPKIRYRVTLPTKLFAFLKRLLPARWLDQLLAKG
- a CDS encoding molybdopterin dinucleotide binding domain-containing protein, which encodes MIIYESYRGIYGERRVVFVNPDDMAKQQLNNGDKVKITTVSNDNIVRSITDFKVVEYTIPAGCVAAYYPETNPLVPLESTADDCGTPTYKSIAVSIEKI